Proteins from a single region of Mailhella massiliensis:
- a CDS encoding aminotransferase class I/II-fold pyridoxal phosphate-dependent enzyme has protein sequence MPEFSRIDRLPPYAFAVVGDIKKQLRQQNVDIVDLSMGNPDLPTPKFIVDKLCEAARKPVNHRYSVSRGIPNLRKAICDLYARRFNVHLDPETQAIATIGSKEGLAHLCLAMLNPGDVVFAPDPTYPIHVYAPVICGADVRRIPVAEDRDFFEDLLTATRQTWPKPKLLIISYPQNPTTQVVDLAFFERIVEFAKEHKMWVIHDMAYADLCFDGYQAPSFLQARGAEDVGVEFYSMTKGYSMAGWRMGFCLGNRDLVHILTRLKSYLDYGIFQPIQIAATVGLNAPREAVEKICDEYRKRRDVLCSGLNRIGWPIVPPKATMFAWGRIPEPFRAMGSMEFSKLLLQKGHVAVQPGIGFGQMGDEYVRFALIENQKRTRQALQGIKKVLQEG, from the coding sequence ATGCCCGAATTTTCGAGGATAGACCGCCTGCCCCCCTACGCCTTCGCCGTAGTGGGCGACATCAAGAAGCAGCTCCGCCAGCAGAATGTCGACATCGTCGACCTGTCCATGGGCAACCCCGACCTGCCCACGCCGAAATTCATCGTGGACAAGCTGTGCGAGGCCGCGCGCAAACCGGTGAATCACCGCTATTCCGTATCGCGCGGCATTCCGAACCTGCGAAAGGCCATCTGCGACCTTTACGCACGCCGCTTCAACGTACACCTCGACCCCGAAACGCAGGCCATCGCCACCATCGGCTCCAAGGAAGGCCTGGCACATCTGTGCCTTGCCATGCTGAACCCCGGCGATGTGGTGTTCGCACCCGACCCCACCTATCCCATTCATGTGTACGCCCCCGTCATCTGCGGGGCAGACGTGCGCCGTATCCCCGTGGCGGAAGACCGCGACTTCTTCGAAGATCTGCTCACCGCCACCAGGCAGACCTGGCCCAAGCCGAAACTCCTCATCATAAGCTACCCGCAGAATCCCACCACGCAGGTGGTGGACCTTGCCTTCTTCGAGCGCATCGTGGAGTTCGCCAAGGAACATAAGATGTGGGTCATCCACGACATGGCCTATGCGGACCTGTGCTTCGACGGCTATCAGGCACCGAGCTTTCTCCAGGCCAGGGGAGCCGAAGACGTGGGCGTGGAATTCTATTCCATGACCAAGGGCTATTCCATGGCCGGCTGGCGCATGGGCTTCTGCCTCGGCAACCGCGATCTCGTGCATATTCTCACCCGTCTGAAGAGCTACCTCGACTACGGCATCTTCCAGCCCATACAGATTGCAGCCACCGTGGGCCTCAACGCCCCGCGCGAGGCTGTGGAAAAAATCTGCGACGAATACCGCAAGCGCCGCGACGTGCTCTGTTCCGGGCTCAACCGCATAGGCTGGCCCATCGTGCCGCCCAAGGCCACCATGTTCGCCTGGGGGCGCATTCCCGAACCGTTCCGTGCCATGGGTTCCATGGAATTTTCCAAGCTGCTGCTGCAGAAGGGCCATGTGGCCGTGCAGCCCGGTATAGGCTTCGGGCAGATGGGCGACGAATACGTCCGCTTTGCTCTTATCGAAAATCAGAAGCGTACCCGTCAGGCCCTGCAGGGCATAAAGAAGGTCCTGCAGGAAGGCTGA
- a CDS encoding YgiW/YdeI family stress tolerance OB fold protein produces MKSFLPALSVALLLTSTAHAGFNGPSDARAVTTNVQEAVQADEMTTCVLVGNIVKHTERNRYLFQDKSGSMIIDIPPHVFGQVDVTPQDTVRLTGEMSGKKHPDKQDTHLRVRYIEKLS; encoded by the coding sequence ATGAAATCTTTCCTTCCGGCCCTGTCCGTGGCTCTGCTGCTGACCTCTACAGCCCATGCCGGTTTCAACGGCCCGAGCGATGCTCGCGCAGTAACCACAAACGTGCAGGAAGCCGTTCAGGCCGATGAAATGACCACCTGCGTGCTGGTGGGAAACATCGTCAAGCATACGGAACGCAACAGATATCTTTTCCAGGACAAAAGCGGTTCCATGATCATAGATATTCCGCCCCATGTTTTCGGACAGGTCGACGTCACGCCGCAGGATACCGTACGACTCACAGGAGAAATGAGCGGGAAAAAACACCCCGACAAGCAGGATACCCACCTGCGCGTGCGCTATATTGAAAAACTGTCCTGA
- a CDS encoding VOC family protein, with product MTTFDHVHICCTDLNAMIEFWKNAFGAEFVRLRKFGTADGAVLTLAGTQIFLKEIPEGAPLPDASACGVNHLGVRVDDPNAMAETLVDKFGGRLINKASDDCSFVSVPGGLTFELMRTGADI from the coding sequence ATGACCACGTTCGACCATGTCCACATCTGCTGCACCGACCTGAACGCCATGATTGAGTTCTGGAAGAACGCCTTCGGCGCGGAATTTGTGCGCCTGCGTAAATTCGGCACGGCCGACGGCGCCGTTCTCACCCTCGCAGGTACCCAGATTTTCCTGAAGGAAATACCCGAGGGGGCCCCCCTGCCCGATGCTTCCGCCTGCGGTGTCAATCACCTGGGCGTGCGTGTGGACGATCCCAACGCCATGGCGGAAACCCTTGTGGACAAGTTCGGCGGCCGTCTGATCAACAAAGCCAGCGACGACTGCTCCTTTGTTTCCGTGCCCGGCGGTCTTACCTTCGAACTCATGCGCACGGGTGCCGATATCTGA
- a CDS encoding homoserine dehydrogenase, protein MSQNLCIGIAGLGTVGSGLVEMLQKNHDEILRRTGREITIKTVAVHNLAKKRDLPEGIGLTDNALSLADDPDIQIVVELMGGTTVARELIIRSMENGKSVVTANKALLAEYGREIFALAAEKNVALGYEASSAGAIPVIQTLRDSLAGNHITSVMGILNGTSNYILSEMNNHGFDFPTALKEAQNLGLAEADPSLDIDGQDAAHKLVLLIRLAWGVHYDFSKLAIAGIRGLNPLDIQFAREFGYRIKLIGQARDENGKIEAGVFPALVHHSMLLARVNGAYNAVRIEGNAVGSLFLHGLGAGSRPTASAVLGDLLALARREDVNSAEANTGFMHELPDAEILPSDEAISRWYVRATVRDTYGVLRDIATVFAEEGVSFAQIIQKAATHDDCVSLTGEDCVSLVLMTHETTGNAIKAAASRLHENGTLLIPATCFRILASSGNEAEGA, encoded by the coding sequence ATGTCTCAGAATCTCTGTATCGGCATAGCCGGTCTCGGCACGGTGGGCAGCGGTCTTGTGGAAATGCTGCAAAAGAATCACGACGAAATTCTGCGCAGAACCGGCCGCGAAATTACCATCAAGACCGTGGCCGTGCATAATCTCGCCAAAAAACGCGACCTGCCCGAGGGCATCGGCCTTACCGACAACGCCCTGTCTCTTGCCGACGATCCCGATATCCAGATCGTGGTGGAGCTCATGGGCGGCACTACCGTGGCCAGGGAACTGATCATACGCTCCATGGAAAACGGCAAATCCGTGGTTACCGCCAACAAGGCGCTGCTTGCGGAATACGGGCGCGAAATCTTCGCTCTGGCGGCTGAAAAGAATGTGGCCCTGGGCTATGAGGCGAGTTCCGCAGGGGCCATTCCCGTCATACAGACGCTGCGCGACAGCCTGGCGGGCAATCACATCACCTCCGTCATGGGCATACTCAACGGCACGTCCAACTACATTCTTTCCGAAATGAACAACCACGGTTTCGACTTCCCCACCGCGCTCAAGGAAGCGCAGAATCTGGGCCTTGCCGAAGCCGATCCCTCGCTGGATATCGACGGGCAGGACGCGGCGCACAAGCTCGTACTGCTCATCCGTCTCGCCTGGGGCGTGCATTACGACTTTTCCAAGCTCGCCATCGCAGGCATTCGTGGGCTCAACCCGCTGGATATACAGTTTGCCCGCGAATTCGGCTACCGCATCAAGCTCATCGGCCAGGCACGCGATGAAAACGGCAAAATAGAAGCAGGCGTCTTCCCCGCTCTGGTGCATCATTCCATGCTGCTGGCCCGAGTGAACGGCGCCTACAACGCCGTGCGCATCGAAGGCAACGCCGTAGGCTCCCTGTTCCTGCACGGCCTCGGCGCAGGCAGCCGCCCCACGGCCAGCGCCGTTCTCGGCGATCTGCTCGCCCTTGCCCGGAGGGAAGACGTCAACAGTGCAGAAGCCAACACCGGTTTCATGCATGAACTGCCCGATGCGGAAATCCTCCCTTCCGACGAAGCCATAAGCCGCTGGTATGTTCGCGCCACGGTACGCGATACCTACGGCGTGCTGCGCGATATCGCCACCGTGTTTGCCGAAGAGGGGGTCAGCTTCGCCCAGATCATTCAGAAGGCCGCCACTCACGACGACTGTGTATCCCTTACCGGCGAGGATTGCGTTTCTCTTGTGCTCATGACGCACGAAACCACCGGAAACGCCATCAAGGCGGCCGCAAGCCGGCTGCATGAAAACGGCACCCTGCTTATTCCCGCCACCTGCTTCCGTATTCTTGCCTCCAGCGGCAACGAAGCGGAAGGCGCATAA
- a CDS encoding DUF3987 domain-containing protein: MTDNKLLTQALDYIMRGWHVFPCREQTVLDEDGQERFKAKAPYIGSGFKEATTGEAAVREWWRRWPNALIGVSTGPSGLLVIDLDSKNGVDGTASFAEVCAAHGGIPKTFTVRTQSGGLHYYFKRPAGVSVPSKNGWLPGVDVRADTGYIIAPPSKIVGGGTYAVEELRAVEDAPQWLVEALNTSDWTDRPRGEKRSFCGVSTPYALAAFQRELAAVETAPEGERNATLNVCALRLWEFVAGGELREDDVQAGLERAAEKCGLSQSETLKTIASAKRKGMEHPRNTPNKNAASVVSEDEPPLPLRRPPKEQAPYPTECFLDFEQALVDVSSGLNVPVSMAGNSMLGVLDLLTQPIANVRTRRFSATPLSLYLMSVAESGDGKSETENVFMKPIERHEREQKEAYDRAYKDYLAERAAYERELDRLKRKKQSREVYREELKELMKEEPKAPLAPIFTIGDTNIEGLYRFLAEGKPHVGLFTDEGARLFGGTAFSQDNAQKTVGALTAVWSGKALDKMRYGDGTTKLFDRRVCSNIMMQPIIAEKLFSDSLLSGQGYLCRQLITWPAPMMKSSSQVSVENLQSLKVYYDACERLLAVPLKRDSETGGIIFDELILSDEAHAEYDRFFDHIEAARQPEGEYAPVNGYAKRAAEQALRIAGVLTLAHAPACRVVDLEHMVAGINLADWYLDEILRITLDDMASPEILRAEKLLQWYVTRGIKTTSLRQVLRYGPSSLREKKEVEAAISTLLDHGWLVVIPGGAEVWEGADSPRKVRKAWRVRIEYAI; encoded by the coding sequence ATGACGGATAACAAACTTCTGACTCAGGCTCTGGATTATATCATGCGCGGCTGGCACGTTTTTCCATGCCGAGAACAAACGGTTCTTGATGAAGATGGCCAGGAACGTTTCAAGGCGAAGGCTCCTTATATCGGTTCCGGCTTCAAGGAAGCCACGACAGGTGAGGCTGCTGTCCGCGAGTGGTGGAGACGCTGGCCCAATGCGCTTATAGGCGTATCGACTGGCCCCAGTGGATTGCTGGTGATCGATTTGGATAGCAAGAATGGCGTGGACGGCACGGCCAGTTTCGCGGAAGTGTGCGCCGCCCATGGCGGCATTCCCAAGACGTTTACGGTGAGGACGCAGTCCGGCGGGCTTCACTACTATTTCAAGCGTCCTGCGGGCGTATCCGTGCCGAGCAAGAACGGCTGGCTTCCCGGCGTCGATGTGCGGGCAGATACAGGCTACATTATCGCGCCGCCTTCTAAAATTGTGGGCGGCGGTACTTACGCTGTGGAAGAACTGCGAGCGGTGGAAGACGCGCCTCAGTGGCTTGTGGAGGCTCTGAACACCTCGGATTGGACGGACAGACCAAGAGGCGAAAAACGTTCTTTCTGTGGAGTGTCCACGCCTTATGCTCTGGCCGCGTTCCAGCGTGAACTGGCCGCCGTTGAAACGGCCCCGGAGGGGGAGAGAAACGCAACTCTGAACGTTTGCGCTCTGCGTCTTTGGGAGTTTGTAGCCGGTGGTGAGCTTCGGGAGGATGACGTACAGGCCGGGCTTGAACGAGCTGCCGAGAAGTGCGGACTCTCCCAGAGTGAGACACTCAAAACCATCGCCAGCGCAAAACGCAAGGGCATGGAACATCCTCGAAACACGCCGAACAAAAACGCGGCTTCTGTTGTGAGCGAAGACGAGCCGCCCCTGCCGTTGCGTCGTCCGCCGAAGGAACAGGCGCCATATCCTACGGAGTGTTTCCTCGATTTCGAGCAGGCCCTTGTGGACGTGTCCAGCGGGTTGAACGTGCCTGTCTCCATGGCTGGAAATTCCATGCTGGGGGTTCTCGACCTGCTCACTCAGCCCATTGCCAATGTGCGGACGAGGCGTTTTTCAGCCACGCCGTTGTCGCTCTATCTGATGAGCGTCGCCGAGAGCGGGGATGGTAAGAGTGAAACTGAAAACGTATTCATGAAGCCCATTGAACGCCATGAAAGGGAACAAAAAGAGGCGTACGACAGGGCGTACAAGGACTATCTTGCCGAGCGCGCCGCCTATGAACGGGAACTCGACCGACTGAAAAGAAAGAAGCAGTCCCGTGAAGTCTATCGGGAAGAGCTTAAAGAGCTCATGAAAGAGGAGCCGAAGGCCCCGCTTGCTCCCATTTTTACCATAGGGGACACGAATATCGAAGGGCTTTACCGATTCCTTGCCGAGGGCAAGCCGCACGTCGGACTGTTTACGGACGAAGGTGCAAGGCTTTTTGGCGGCACGGCGTTTTCTCAGGACAACGCGCAAAAGACCGTAGGCGCGCTGACCGCCGTATGGTCCGGTAAGGCGTTGGACAAGATGCGCTATGGCGACGGAACAACAAAGCTCTTTGACAGGCGGGTTTGCTCTAACATAATGATGCAGCCAATTATTGCGGAAAAGCTGTTTTCCGATTCGCTGTTGTCCGGGCAGGGATATTTGTGCCGTCAACTCATTACCTGGCCGGCGCCGATGATGAAAAGCTCTTCGCAGGTGAGCGTGGAAAACCTGCAATCTCTGAAAGTCTATTATGATGCCTGCGAGCGTCTGCTTGCCGTTCCTCTGAAACGGGATTCGGAGACCGGGGGCATTATTTTTGATGAGCTCATCTTATCCGATGAAGCCCACGCGGAATACGACCGCTTCTTCGACCACATCGAGGCGGCAAGGCAGCCGGAAGGCGAGTATGCGCCGGTGAACGGATACGCCAAGAGAGCCGCCGAACAGGCTCTGCGAATAGCTGGCGTTCTGACGCTGGCCCACGCCCCTGCCTGTCGCGTGGTTGACCTGGAACATATGGTTGCCGGCATCAATCTGGCGGATTGGTATCTCGACGAGATTTTGAGGATTACGTTGGACGATATGGCCAGTCCGGAGATTTTGCGAGCGGAGAAGCTGCTCCAGTGGTATGTGACACGCGGTATCAAAACAACCTCTCTTCGCCAGGTGCTGCGTTATGGTCCAAGCTCCCTGCGAGAGAAGAAGGAAGTGGAAGCCGCTATCAGTACGCTTCTTGACCATGGCTGGCTTGTCGTTATCCCCGGTGGCGCTGAGGTCTGGGAGGGCGCCGATAGTCCCCGCAAGGTGCGCAAGGCATGGAGAGTTCGGATAGAGTATGCCATTTAA
- a CDS encoding helix-turn-helix transcriptional regulator translates to MERLLTEAEAGKILGWSTATLQNRRWKRQPPRFIRIGRSIRYRSEDLQAFLADHVVEPRACAEASR, encoded by the coding sequence ATGGAACGTCTTCTCACCGAAGCTGAAGCTGGGAAGATTCTCGGCTGGTCCACCGCTACCTTGCAAAATCGCCGCTGGAAAAGGCAGCCGCCGCGTTTCATCAGAATAGGCAGGAGCATTCGTTATCGGTCGGAAGACCTGCAGGCATTCCTTGCCGACCACGTCGTCGAGCCCAGGGCTTGCGCGGAGGCGTCCAGATGA
- a CDS encoding ATP-dependent RecD-like DNA helicase: protein MDMLAQEGPDRPEEFSGTLERVVFRNEENGWTVFRLRVEGREDPVAVVGSMSSAQPGVRLRVRGRWISHPRFGRQIQMESCEEELPATEEGIRLFLASGCIKGIGPKWADRIVAHFGASTLDVMDNDPDRMLELPRFGKKRLAAMKESWAEHQGIRELMIFLQPHGVTAGLSVRIYRQYGAQALAVVRENPYRLAMDIHGIGFTTADALARKLGFDESSPLRAEAGVLYTLMHLTEDGHIYYPRNLLVEEASGKLSISPELAEGAVDDLEREERVVIEDLGDHEGVYLSRNHMYESKIAFYMQRLLHSPKSVRFQEPKKLVRRILDSMPMQLAEEQKKAVYTAASSKVMVLTGGPGTGKTTILNAIIRVFQEARARILLAAPTGRAAKRMSEASGMEAKTIHRLLEYSPAEDGFNRNENNPLACGLLVVDEASMMDTMLMYHLVKAAPVGATFILVGDVNQLPSVGPGNVLRDVIASGVVPVVELLEVFRQAAESDIICNAHLINKGNMPELHQSGGRKTDFYFFKQDDPEAAADLIVDLVRDRIPRKFGFRSEDIQVLSPMLRGGVGVNSLNRRLQNAVNPQPTSLVRGERQFRLNDRVMQVRNNYDKDVFNGDTGTIIYLDAEEREVTVRFDDRNVNYLWEEMDELVPAYAISIHKSQGGEYPVVVIPLMMQHYMLLQRNLVYTAVTRGRKMVVLVGEWRALATAVRNNHIRKRYTWLAHRLAGSEGAVHAEMLPEVGVSGRRAERNGE, encoded by the coding sequence ATGGATATGCTGGCCCAGGAGGGGCCCGACAGGCCGGAGGAGTTTTCCGGTACGCTGGAGCGCGTGGTTTTCCGCAATGAGGAAAACGGCTGGACGGTGTTCCGGTTGCGCGTGGAAGGCAGGGAAGACCCCGTGGCCGTGGTGGGCAGCATGTCTTCCGCCCAGCCCGGCGTGCGGTTGCGCGTCAGGGGCAGGTGGATAAGCCACCCCAGGTTCGGCCGCCAGATTCAGATGGAATCCTGCGAGGAGGAACTCCCCGCCACGGAGGAAGGCATACGGCTTTTCCTCGCCTCCGGCTGCATCAAGGGCATAGGGCCCAAATGGGCGGACCGCATCGTGGCTCACTTCGGCGCAAGTACGCTGGATGTGATGGACAACGATCCCGACCGCATGCTGGAACTGCCCCGTTTCGGCAAGAAGCGCCTTGCGGCCATGAAGGAATCCTGGGCCGAACATCAGGGCATACGCGAACTCATGATTTTTCTTCAGCCCCACGGCGTGACCGCCGGGCTTTCGGTGCGCATTTACCGCCAGTACGGCGCGCAGGCCCTTGCCGTGGTGCGCGAGAATCCCTACCGCCTCGCCATGGACATTCACGGCATAGGCTTCACCACGGCGGACGCGCTTGCCCGCAAGCTGGGGTTTGACGAATCAAGTCCGCTGCGAGCCGAGGCCGGGGTGCTTTACACGCTCATGCATCTCACCGAAGACGGCCATATCTATTACCCGCGCAATCTTCTGGTGGAAGAGGCTTCCGGCAAGCTTTCCATTTCTCCCGAGCTTGCCGAGGGTGCGGTGGACGATCTGGAGCGGGAGGAACGCGTGGTCATCGAGGATCTCGGCGACCACGAGGGAGTGTATCTTTCCCGCAACCACATGTACGAATCCAAGATAGCCTTCTACATGCAGAGGCTTCTGCATTCTCCCAAGTCGGTACGCTTTCAGGAGCCGAAAAAGCTTGTGCGGCGTATTCTCGACTCCATGCCCATGCAGCTTGCCGAGGAACAGAAGAAGGCCGTGTACACGGCGGCCTCTTCCAAGGTCATGGTGCTCACGGGCGGGCCGGGCACGGGCAAGACCACCATCCTGAACGCCATCATCAGGGTGTTTCAGGAGGCGAGGGCGCGCATTCTGCTGGCGGCGCCCACGGGGCGCGCGGCCAAGCGCATGTCGGAAGCGAGCGGCATGGAGGCAAAGACCATACACCGCCTTCTGGAATACAGTCCTGCGGAAGACGGCTTCAACCGCAACGAGAACAATCCTCTGGCATGCGGGCTTCTGGTGGTGGATGAGGCCTCCATGATGGACACCATGCTCATGTACCACCTGGTGAAGGCCGCGCCCGTGGGGGCAACATTCATTCTGGTGGGCGACGTGAACCAGCTTCCCTCCGTGGGGCCGGGCAATGTTCTGCGCGACGTCATCGCTTCGGGCGTGGTTCCGGTGGTGGAACTTCTGGAAGTGTTCCGTCAGGCCGCAGAGAGCGACATCATCTGCAACGCCCACCTCATCAATAAGGGCAACATGCCCGAACTGCATCAAAGCGGCGGCCGGAAGACGGATTTTTATTTTTTCAAGCAGGATGACCCCGAGGCTGCGGCCGACCTTATCGTGGATCTGGTGCGCGACCGCATTCCCCGCAAGTTCGGTTTCCGTTCCGAAGACATACAGGTGCTTTCCCCCATGCTGCGCGGAGGCGTGGGCGTGAACAGCCTGAACCGCCGCCTTCAGAATGCCGTGAACCCGCAGCCGACGTCGCTCGTACGCGGGGAGAGACAGTTCCGGCTGAACGACCGGGTGATGCAGGTGCGCAACAATTACGACAAGGATGTCTTCAACGGCGATACGGGCACCATCATTTATCTGGACGCCGAAGAGCGGGAAGTGACCGTGCGGTTCGACGACCGCAACGTGAACTATCTGTGGGAAGAGATGGACGAGCTTGTTCCCGCCTATGCCATTTCCATTCACAAGTCGCAGGGCGGCGAATATCCCGTAGTGGTCATACCGCTCATGATGCAGCATTATATGCTGCTTCAGCGCAACCTCGTGTACACGGCGGTGACGCGCGGCAGAAAGATGGTGGTACTGGTGGGCGAATGGCGTGCCCTGGCCACGGCGGTGAGGAACAATCACATCCGCAAACGTTATACCTGGCTGGCGCACAGGCTGGCCGGAAGCGAAGGCGCGGTACATGCCGAGATGCTGCCCGAAGTGGGAGTTTCCGGCCGCCGTGCGGAGAGAAACGGGGAATGA
- a CDS encoding NlpC/P60 family N-terminal domain-containing protein: MTEFARSGSRGEYAARFCARGAVLGLALAGVVFASGCARQPDVPRPQNAAGEVADLVVIPQNLAVFARDAGGSALLRSAKAAEQDMQEFRRHFFAPWKAEKLPRNALREFEAVLNWSSGKRGYAENMRPWSDAAWEEMRRNVALDTVSGRGRAAIVTRAADLRLAPTVRPRFARIEGAGQGWPFDDFQQSSLHVGMPLMVYHTSIDGAWLLVRSPMAWGWVDASSVAFVDESFRQAWQQAPLGAVVKEGVSLKNGGAFLALVNTGAVLPMDGAGTVLAPVRNVSAMAETVRVFVAAGDMLAMPQPLTAQAVAAVGDRMLGRNYGWGGMYGNRDCSAMMRDLFAAFGIWLPRNSAAQAKAGSFHSLEGMTAQEKEKAILRGGEPFRTLLWLPGHIGLYVGEFRGEPVFFHDVWGVRSRLKDGREGRIILGRAVITGVKPGAERSDIAPEGLLIERMRGYTVIGG; encoded by the coding sequence ATGACGGAATTTGCCCGCTCTGGGAGCAGGGGAGAATATGCGGCGCGTTTTTGTGCGCGCGGGGCCGTGCTGGGCCTGGCTCTGGCCGGAGTCGTGTTCGCTTCCGGCTGTGCACGGCAGCCCGACGTTCCCCGGCCGCAGAATGCCGCAGGAGAGGTGGCCGACCTTGTCGTGATACCGCAGAACCTTGCCGTTTTCGCCCGTGATGCGGGCGGAAGCGCTCTTCTGCGTTCCGCGAAGGCTGCCGAACAGGATATGCAGGAATTTCGCAGGCATTTCTTTGCCCCATGGAAGGCGGAAAAACTGCCCCGCAATGCGCTCCGTGAGTTTGAGGCCGTGCTGAACTGGTCTTCCGGCAAGCGCGGCTATGCGGAGAATATGCGCCCCTGGAGCGATGCCGCCTGGGAGGAAATGCGGCGTAATGTCGCTCTCGACACGGTTTCCGGCCGGGGGCGTGCGGCCATTGTGACGCGTGCGGCCGATCTTCGTCTTGCGCCCACCGTCAGGCCCCGTTTTGCCCGTATCGAAGGGGCAGGGCAGGGCTGGCCCTTCGACGATTTTCAGCAGAGTTCGCTGCATGTGGGTATGCCGCTCATGGTGTACCACACAAGCATTGACGGAGCATGGCTTCTTGTACGCAGCCCCATGGCCTGGGGCTGGGTGGATGCTTCAAGCGTGGCTTTTGTGGACGAATCCTTCCGGCAGGCATGGCAGCAGGCCCCGCTGGGCGCCGTAGTGAAGGAAGGCGTTTCGCTGAAAAACGGCGGAGCCTTTCTTGCTCTTGTCAACACGGGCGCGGTGCTGCCCATGGATGGCGCAGGCACGGTGCTCGCGCCCGTACGCAATGTTTCCGCCATGGCCGAAACGGTGCGCGTTTTTGTGGCGGCCGGCGATATGCTTGCCATGCCGCAGCCTCTTACCGCGCAGGCCGTGGCCGCCGTAGGTGACCGTATGCTGGGGAGAAATTACGGCTGGGGCGGCATGTACGGCAACAGGGACTGTTCGGCCATGATGCGCGACCTTTTTGCCGCTTTCGGCATCTGGCTTCCCCGCAATTCCGCAGCGCAGGCAAAGGCCGGTTCGTTCCACAGCCTGGAAGGCATGACCGCGCAGGAGAAGGAAAAGGCCATTCTCCGCGGGGGCGAGCCTTTCCGCACGCTTTTGTGGCTTCCCGGGCACATAGGGTTGTATGTGGGCGAATTCCGGGGAGAGCCCGTGTTCTTTCATGACGTATGGGGGGTGCGGAGCAGGCTGAAAGACGGCCGCGAGGGCCGCATCATTCTCGGCCGCGCGGTGATTACCGGTGTGAAGCCCGGTGCGGAGCGTTCCGACATTGCCCCTGAAGGGCTGCTTATCGAAAGAATGCGCGGCTATACCGTGATCGGCGGGTGA
- a CDS encoding MiaB/RimO family radical SAM methylthiotransferase: MFRFYAVTYGCRVNQYETQAIREWWQSLGGVETDEPAEADVILIDSCAVTAEAVSDARQMTRKLGRVNPRARIFAAGCAASSNPSDFVLPGVAAVIPQREKYVLLSGHPMTMTDFSVPEEGRPRFAPFSIRSFRRARPVVKVQDGCSQGCAYCIIPLTRGPARSRAVEDILAETQRLLEAGYREIMISGVNLRQFHADGGDGRNFWSLLRRMDAEFSPEWQGRARFRLSSLEPAQVTGSECLETLEGCRMLCPHLHLSLQSGSMAVLGRMGRSPYSPEEIVEAVDRMRRFWPVMGLGADILMGFPGESEEETEETLTMLRTLPMTYAHVFPYSVRPGTRAATLPGHLPKKVRQQHAARVRELMAEKHAAFLHGQLSMPSMKVAFDNTDARHGNNEWYADCRMEEGGGSFCGRGHELVEARPLRVEGNMLIVRPLGEEDTSQHP; this comes from the coding sequence ATGTTTCGATTTTATGCCGTGACGTACGGCTGCCGGGTGAACCAGTATGAAACGCAGGCCATACGCGAATGGTGGCAGAGCCTGGGCGGCGTGGAAACCGACGAGCCCGCCGAGGCCGACGTCATACTCATCGACTCCTGCGCGGTGACGGCCGAAGCCGTGAGCGATGCGCGGCAGATGACGCGCAAGCTCGGCCGGGTGAATCCCCGTGCCCGCATATTTGCCGCAGGCTGCGCGGCTTCTTCCAACCCTTCGGATTTCGTTCTGCCGGGAGTGGCGGCGGTGATTCCGCAGCGGGAAAAATATGTGCTGCTTTCCGGCCACCCCATGACGATGACGGATTTTTCCGTACCGGAAGAGGGACGTCCCCGTTTTGCGCCGTTTTCCATTCGTTCCTTCCGCAGGGCGCGGCCCGTGGTCAAGGTGCAGGACGGCTGTTCCCAGGGCTGTGCCTACTGCATCATACCGCTTACCCGCGGCCCGGCGCGGAGCCGTGCCGTGGAGGATATTCTTGCGGAAACGCAGCGCCTGCTGGAGGCGGGATACCGGGAAATCATGATTTCCGGTGTGAATCTGCGCCAGTTCCATGCCGACGGAGGCGATGGCAGGAATTTCTGGTCGCTTCTGCGTCGCATGGACGCCGAATTTTCTCCCGAATGGCAGGGGAGGGCACGTTTTCGCCTGAGCTCTCTGGAACCTGCGCAGGTAACGGGAAGCGAGTGCCTGGAAACACTGGAAGGCTGCCGTATGCTCTGCCCGCATCTGCATCTTTCGCTTCAGAGCGGCAGCATGGCCGTGCTCGGGCGCATGGGCCGTTCTCCTTATTCTCCGGAAGAGATAGTGGAGGCCGTGGACAGGATGCGTCGTTTCTGGCCCGTCATGGGACTGGGGGCCGATATCCTCATGGGTTTTCCCGGAGAAAGCGAGGAGGAAACGGAGGAAACGCTGACGATGCTCCGCACGCTGCCCATGACGTATGCCCATGTTTTCCCCTATTCCGTGCGGCCGGGCACCCGGGCCGCGACTCTGCCGGGGCACCTGCCCAAAAAGGTGCGGCAGCAACATGCGGCCAGAGTGCGTGAGCTCATGGCGGAAAAGCACGCGGCCTTTCTGCACGGGCAGCTTTCCATGCCTTCCATGAAGGTGGCCTTCGACAATACCGACGCGCGCCACGGCAACAATGAGTGGTATGCCGACTGCCGCATGGAGGAGGGCGGAGGCTCTTTCTGCGGGCGCGGGCATGAGCTTGTGGAGGCAAGGCCCCTGCGGGTGGAAGGAAATATGCTTATAGTTCGCCCCCTGGGGGAAGAAGACACATCACAACATCCATGA